In a genomic window of Bordetella petrii:
- a CDS encoding DUF4150 domain-containing protein: MFLLNTGGAMTTATVPDVCMTPAAPSPIPVPYPNFAMSDMADPASIVENVLVVGMPALNMGSSLLLSQGDEAGSAGGGVACGQIMGKADFVDGSMTVMVGGMPGVCLTGMTTQNANNTVGLVASPSQVVVILQG; this comes from the coding sequence ATGTTTCTGCTGAATACGGGTGGCGCCATGACCACCGCCACGGTGCCCGATGTCTGCATGACGCCCGCGGCGCCCTCTCCTATTCCGGTTCCCTACCCCAATTTCGCCATGAGCGATATGGCCGATCCGGCCAGCATCGTGGAAAACGTGCTGGTGGTGGGCATGCCCGCGCTGAACATGGGCAGCTCGCTGCTGCTCAGCCAGGGCGACGAGGCAGGCAGCGCGGGCGGCGGCGTCGCCTGCGGGCAAATTATGGGCAAGGCGGACTTCGTCGACGGCAGCATGACTGTCATGGTGGGCGGGATGCCGGGCGTGTGCCTGACCGGCATGACGACCCAGAACGCGAACAACACCGTCGGCCTGGTGGCGAGCCCCAGCCAGGTCGTGGTGATTCTGCAGGGATGA
- the tssK gene encoding type VI secretion system baseplate subunit TssK yields MTQPLNQPLFWHQGLFLQPHHFQYQDAWTARNLARQLDLIMPWGWGFGALQIDDTALAARHLVIEQLTLRWPDGTLTEAPGNARIESVRFELADFSQGPRTLYVGLRRHVEGQPNVQKFENLDDAGQANTRLAVPADPQQVPDRYTPGPTGRVTLMTYVLRLFWDDELDHLGDYDLMPVAQLEQDGEVVRMMPRFVPPCLNLAASPQLQQMLRELRDEVIGRARQLEVFKQPVASRSDDAQFSPVLALSVLNRYGPLITHLAESLQTHPWTVYGVLRQLAGELSTFSEYCDLLGETRDNQSLLSPYKHTDIGSAYAAVTELIRRLLNEITVGPEMMVHFEQDSMASALYQAEMPASFFGPRHRYYLMARSSAADPKELSELVALEAKLGIPDLIETLVTRSLPGIEMLPLQTLPLGMPRRAGAAYFRLESLSDSWDDVVRDGRLAFFMPDAPADLRLELIVIKG; encoded by the coding sequence ATGACACAGCCACTTAACCAACCACTGTTCTGGCACCAGGGCCTGTTCCTGCAGCCGCACCATTTCCAGTACCAGGACGCCTGGACCGCGCGCAACCTTGCGCGGCAACTGGACCTGATCATGCCGTGGGGATGGGGTTTCGGCGCGCTGCAGATCGACGACACCGCGCTAGCGGCGCGCCATCTGGTGATTGAACAGCTGACGCTGCGATGGCCCGACGGCACGCTGACCGAGGCGCCCGGCAATGCCCGCATCGAATCCGTGCGCTTCGAGCTGGCCGATTTTTCCCAGGGCCCGCGCACGCTGTATGTGGGGTTGCGCCGGCATGTCGAAGGGCAGCCCAATGTGCAGAAGTTCGAAAACCTGGACGATGCCGGCCAGGCCAACACGCGCCTGGCGGTGCCCGCCGACCCGCAACAAGTGCCGGACCGCTATACGCCGGGCCCTACTGGCCGGGTCACCTTGATGACTTATGTGTTGCGCCTGTTCTGGGACGACGAGCTGGACCATCTGGGCGACTACGACCTGATGCCGGTCGCTCAACTGGAACAGGATGGCGAGGTAGTGCGCATGATGCCGCGCTTCGTTCCGCCTTGCTTGAACCTGGCGGCCTCGCCGCAGTTGCAGCAGATGCTGCGCGAGCTGCGCGACGAGGTGATCGGCCGGGCACGCCAGCTGGAGGTGTTCAAGCAGCCGGTGGCCAGCCGCTCTGACGATGCGCAATTTTCGCCTGTGCTGGCGCTGTCGGTGCTCAATCGCTACGGGCCGCTGATCACGCACCTGGCGGAATCGCTGCAGACGCATCCCTGGACGGTATATGGGGTGTTGCGGCAACTGGCCGGCGAGCTGAGCACATTCTCGGAATACTGCGACCTGCTGGGCGAAACGCGCGACAACCAGTCGTTATTGTCCCCGTACAAACACACCGACATCGGCTCGGCCTATGCCGCCGTGACCGAACTGATTCGACGGTTGCTGAACGAAATCACCGTCGGGCCTGAAATGATGGTGCATTTCGAGCAGGACAGCATGGCCTCGGCCTTGTACCAGGCCGAGATGCCGGCCAGCTTCTTCGGCCCGCGGCATCGGTATTACCTCATGGCGCGCAGCTCGGCCGCGGACCCCAAGGAACTGAGCGAACTCGTCGCGCTGGAAGCCAAGCTGGGCATTCCGGACCTGATCGAGACGCTGGTGACGCGCTCGTTGCCGGGGATCGAGATGCTGCCGCTGCAGACCCTGCCGCTGGGCATGCCGCGCCGTGCGGGCGCGGCGTATTTCCGCCTGGAAAGCCTGTCGGACAGCTGGGACGACGTAGTACGCGACGGACGGCTGGCCTTCTTCATGCCGGACGCGCCTGCCGACCTGCGGTTGGAACTCATTGTGATCAAAGGATAA
- the tssJ gene encoding type VI secretion system lipoprotein TssJ, which produces MTAMTILRHPLPRHRLLRRLLPAALCIGVLASCSSLNSMMGGSSEQDALKALKWTYAADGVQIALMADPHLNQSTDQPHTLALTVVQMADPNAFTAATANSAKLTTLLLADSPPPGMLALNRVFVSPGEQRTITLARVEKAQYVGLAAGYYHLDPARSARLYRIGVEVNSSGIIVTTRQAAPEPLKIDLRLGASGIQESPGAGAPPVTLTKPKAGPVPPPAPAPAPAPAPAPAPAPAPAQQP; this is translated from the coding sequence ATGACCGCCATGACGATCTTGCGCCACCCGCTTCCGCGCCACCGGTTGTTGCGCCGCCTGCTGCCCGCGGCGCTGTGCATCGGTGTCCTGGCATCGTGCAGCTCCCTGAACAGCATGATGGGAGGTTCGTCCGAGCAGGATGCGCTGAAAGCCCTGAAATGGACTTATGCCGCCGATGGCGTGCAGATTGCCTTGATGGCCGATCCGCACCTGAACCAATCGACCGACCAGCCCCACACCCTGGCGCTGACGGTCGTTCAGATGGCCGACCCCAATGCCTTCACGGCCGCCACCGCGAACTCCGCCAAGCTGACCACGCTGCTGCTGGCCGACAGCCCGCCGCCCGGCATGCTGGCATTGAATCGCGTGTTCGTGTCGCCGGGCGAGCAGCGCACCATCACCCTTGCGCGCGTCGAGAAAGCCCAGTACGTGGGCCTGGCCGCGGGCTACTACCACCTGGACCCGGCCCGTAGCGCCCGCCTGTACCGCATCGGCGTGGAAGTGAATTCGTCCGGCATCATCGTCACCACCCGCCAAGCCGCGCCTGAGCCTCTGAAGATCGATTTGCGGCTAGGCGCCAGCGGCATCCAGGAATCTCCGGGCGCAGGCGCTCCGCCCGTGACGCTGACCAAGCCCAAGGCGGGGCCTGTGCCTCCGCCCGCCCCGGCCCCTGCCCCGGCCCCGGCCCCTGCCCCGGCCCCTGCCCCGGCCCCGGCCCAACAACCTTGA
- a CDS encoding DUF2169 family type VI secretion system accessory protein translates to MKVAKSTDVLLLLGRQSLGGRPSLTVTVGYACGIDGTRLTEQQAWAWLAPMFDKEPFDLGEKKARGSYAVAGMACAPAGQAVTGITVRAGVGELHKSLLVQGNRYWTRGIAGWQPSAPQPFERMALDLPHAYGASGWLHNPHGRGHCADPDQADGVALPNVEHPRHPVLKPSDVPPLAALGPLPQGSPERARWLGTLDESWQRRRLPWLPDDTDPRWFDRVQQDQCREGYWRGDEPWFAEHMHPRQPVLRGKLPGLRPRLLLRAAREPEQRFEAPLDLDTVWLFPTDERVLVLYRASVAVTREDAADMLGLAVFTETLDQAALSTEHWAAVWRQQEEKVAKPPKPAASTAPADADAAAAAAATSQAATEHKAAILKELADGQKEAIGEADRMMKALGRPPVSSRFANAGMQVAEDADPVPMAWPQEPVAFAQAVRAYVKAELQAGEAEARATMKRYGLDADAMLARSQANPASQIDDPAELFASLPVTPEKRQALLKEYQAFMAQMDALEARAADIQRQADAMQAEPAPPPGIDEPLPAGARTPLDRDTLLARHAAGQSCAWALLQDLDLSGVALRGVDLSHALLQRCVLRQADLERSNFLEAELQQCDLVEARLEQARFSRAMLTDCTLDGAAAPGADFSQAWLKKNSLAKAQLSKTQWRNAQVAQCGFEEAGMPDAQGDRAQFKSCRLPGVNAARAQFQWATFDQCDLAAAVFDEAMLAKATLIASQAGGATFAGARMPGLRILKGTDLSGARLDRAQMDGASLQDSCLAQATLREARLDRGLLKNCDLTGSDAWHLVARAANFVGSRVARASWRGANLMQSRWGEAVLEDVDMTGVNLHAADTRRVSAQGVQLAQALLTRCRLLQDYARD, encoded by the coding sequence ATGAAAGTCGCCAAGTCCACCGATGTTCTTTTGCTGCTTGGCCGCCAATCGCTTGGCGGGCGGCCCAGCCTGACCGTTACGGTGGGTTATGCCTGCGGCATCGACGGCACGCGCCTGACCGAGCAGCAGGCGTGGGCCTGGCTGGCGCCGATGTTCGACAAAGAGCCGTTCGACCTGGGCGAGAAGAAGGCGCGCGGCAGTTATGCCGTGGCGGGCATGGCGTGCGCGCCGGCCGGCCAGGCCGTCACAGGCATCACTGTCCGCGCCGGCGTAGGCGAGCTGCATAAAAGCCTGCTGGTGCAGGGCAACCGCTATTGGACGCGCGGCATCGCCGGCTGGCAGCCCAGCGCCCCGCAGCCGTTCGAACGCATGGCGCTGGACTTGCCGCACGCCTATGGCGCCTCTGGCTGGCTGCATAATCCGCACGGCCGCGGCCATTGCGCCGACCCGGATCAGGCCGATGGGGTAGCTCTGCCCAATGTCGAGCATCCCCGGCACCCCGTGCTAAAGCCCTCCGATGTGCCGCCGCTTGCCGCGCTGGGCCCGTTGCCCCAGGGCAGCCCGGAACGCGCGCGCTGGCTGGGGACGCTGGATGAAAGCTGGCAGCGCCGGCGGTTGCCATGGCTGCCCGACGATACCGATCCGCGCTGGTTCGACCGGGTGCAGCAGGACCAGTGCCGGGAAGGCTACTGGCGCGGCGACGAGCCGTGGTTTGCCGAGCACATGCATCCGCGGCAGCCGGTGCTGCGCGGCAAGCTGCCCGGCCTGCGCCCTCGCCTGTTGCTGCGCGCCGCGCGCGAGCCCGAACAGCGTTTCGAGGCGCCGCTGGACCTGGATACTGTGTGGCTTTTCCCCACGGATGAGCGCGTGCTGGTGCTGTACCGTGCCAGCGTGGCCGTCACGCGCGAGGATGCCGCCGACATGCTGGGACTGGCCGTGTTCACCGAGACGCTGGACCAGGCGGCCTTGTCCACCGAGCACTGGGCCGCGGTCTGGCGCCAGCAGGAAGAAAAAGTCGCCAAGCCACCGAAGCCCGCGGCATCCACCGCGCCGGCGGATGCCGACGCCGCTGCCGCTGCCGCGGCCACCTCCCAGGCCGCGACCGAACATAAGGCCGCCATACTGAAAGAGCTCGCCGACGGCCAGAAGGAAGCCATCGGCGAAGCCGACCGGATGATGAAGGCGCTGGGCCGCCCTCCCGTGAGCAGCCGGTTCGCGAATGCCGGCATGCAGGTGGCGGAAGACGCCGATCCCGTGCCTATGGCCTGGCCGCAAGAACCCGTGGCGTTTGCGCAAGCCGTGCGCGCCTACGTCAAGGCGGAGCTGCAGGCCGGCGAGGCCGAGGCCCGCGCCACCATGAAACGCTACGGGCTGGACGCCGACGCCATGCTGGCGCGCTCGCAAGCCAATCCGGCCAGCCAGATCGACGATCCCGCCGAGCTTTTCGCGAGTCTGCCCGTGACGCCTGAGAAAAGACAGGCGCTGCTGAAGGAGTACCAGGCATTCATGGCACAGATGGATGCCCTGGAAGCGCGGGCGGCCGATATACAGCGGCAAGCCGATGCCATGCAGGCGGAGCCGGCGCCGCCGCCTGGAATCGATGAGCCGCTGCCCGCCGGTGCGCGTACGCCGCTGGACAGAGACACGCTGCTGGCGCGCCACGCGGCTGGCCAGTCCTGCGCCTGGGCCCTGCTGCAGGATCTGGATTTATCTGGAGTGGCGCTGCGTGGCGTGGACCTTTCGCACGCGCTGTTGCAGCGTTGTGTCTTGCGGCAAGCCGACCTGGAAAGATCGAATTTCCTGGAAGCCGAGCTGCAGCAGTGCGATCTGGTAGAAGCGCGGCTGGAGCAGGCCCGTTTCAGCCGGGCCATGTTGACTGACTGCACGCTGGATGGCGCGGCGGCGCCGGGCGCCGATTTCTCCCAGGCCTGGCTGAAGAAGAACAGCCTGGCCAAAGCGCAGCTGAGCAAGACCCAGTGGCGCAACGCGCAGGTGGCGCAATGCGGTTTTGAAGAGGCCGGCATGCCGGACGCGCAGGGAGACCGCGCGCAATTCAAGTCTTGCCGGCTGCCTGGCGTCAATGCGGCGCGAGCGCAATTCCAGTGGGCCACTTTCGACCAATGCGACCTGGCGGCGGCGGTGTTTGACGAGGCAATGCTGGCCAAGGCCACGCTGATCGCCAGCCAGGCCGGCGGCGCGACATTCGCGGGCGCACGTATGCCCGGCCTGCGCATCCTGAAAGGCACCGACCTCAGTGGCGCGCGGCTGGATCGCGCGCAGATGGACGGCGCCAGCCTGCAGGATAGTTGCCTGGCGCAAGCCACATTGCGCGAAGCCCGCCTGGATCGCGGCCTGCTCAAGAACTGCGACCTGACCGGCAGCGACGCCTGGCACCTGGTGGCGCGGGCGGCCAACTTCGTCGGCAGCCGTGTGGCCCGGGCGAGCTGGCGCGGCGCCAATCTGATGCAGTCGCGCTGGGGCGAAGCCGTGCTGGAAGACGTGGATATGACGGGCGTGAACCTGCACGCGGCCGACACGCGCCGGGTAAGCGCGCAAGGCGTGCAATTGGCCCAGGCTCTGCTGACTCGCTGCCGCCTGCTACAGGACTATGCCCGTGACTGA
- a CDS encoding type VI secretion system Vgr family protein, producing the protein MTDAAYDYRLECPALRNLAPGQAIHVTHWRGTEAVSRLYRLEVTVAVRKADLPLEQLLNQPATLLARKPDGALLRWHGIVTQGAQRGRDETYDYYQIVLEPRLARLRTLRWSDIYLNQQLDDIIRQLLRLAGLDEPYSSPGAPYDYRIAASQLATTRTPFTCQFEESCLDFLMRKLEYYGVYFWFEQGEQQESVVFANSVEQQPTDLDSVVYYPNGVIDPDATEVAVTRLNRLVSLRPGTVTLHDSNDWGNTALSLVSTASAPGPVVAFGEVHDMSSHFESLSDGDTIGGETLATWRSQELACERLRIEGEARTPGVCAGRLIEASEYLRGADPAQYYVIEVTHEGAQTLETAPETDAPAYLARFVALPRWLDSGASDQLPLQFRPARVTPVPVVTHMVNGFIDIDTPNQPKQYAQPDEDGRYKVRLTFARQRYGGNQNSAWLRMATPYAGGSSASGLHNAGMHFPLREGTEVLITFLNGNPDRPVIIAALPNVEAPSVVTAANPGDHLIQTPSGNVIAMRDAARQTTQDESQDSSGDYSVNNKSAILLSTTTENTSLNLGATNDPSLADGFNLTTDDNGNIHAGTSMVIEVPGHLRMSAGSSGWAGLVSMQLPNMPTGVTIGSNAGLVVQNFMGVKMETVEAITLGNFLGGKISATEAIDFSVTMGGRIGVKWAGEKDINLATKKYLAPQFRSTYGVVNAIVNEWKGVAVQKEETAVNYSVSTIASHKVTTKGFYKVSAVTSTLAISTESISMATPVFSVGATGDATITGSSIEVTADMDLSLTGGANATISAIGVRMVSESDIYCNAPAITIGGGTVLVG; encoded by the coding sequence ATGACGGATGCCGCCTATGACTATCGCCTCGAGTGCCCGGCGCTGCGAAATCTGGCGCCCGGCCAGGCTATTCACGTCACGCACTGGCGAGGGACGGAGGCGGTTTCGCGGCTTTATCGTCTTGAGGTGACGGTTGCGGTCCGCAAGGCGGATCTGCCCCTGGAGCAGCTGCTGAACCAGCCGGCCACGCTGTTGGCCCGCAAACCGGATGGGGCGTTGCTGCGCTGGCACGGCATCGTCACGCAGGGCGCGCAACGAGGCCGCGACGAGACTTACGACTACTACCAGATCGTGCTGGAGCCGCGCCTGGCGCGGCTGCGCACCCTGCGATGGTCGGACATCTACCTGAACCAGCAGCTCGACGACATTATCCGGCAACTGCTGCGCCTGGCTGGGCTGGACGAACCCTACAGCAGCCCGGGAGCGCCGTACGACTACCGTATCGCGGCCAGCCAGTTGGCAACGACGCGCACGCCATTCACCTGCCAGTTCGAGGAAAGCTGCCTGGATTTCCTGATGCGCAAATTGGAGTACTACGGTGTGTACTTCTGGTTTGAACAGGGCGAACAACAAGAGTCTGTCGTATTCGCCAACAGCGTGGAGCAGCAACCCACCGACCTGGACAGCGTGGTTTATTACCCCAACGGCGTGATCGATCCCGACGCCACCGAGGTCGCGGTCACGCGCCTGAACCGGCTTGTCAGTTTACGGCCCGGCACAGTCACGCTGCACGACTCGAACGACTGGGGCAACACGGCGCTGTCGCTGGTCAGTACGGCAAGCGCGCCTGGCCCCGTTGTGGCATTTGGCGAAGTGCATGACATGAGCAGCCATTTCGAGAGCCTGAGTGATGGCGACACCATCGGCGGCGAAACACTGGCGACCTGGCGCAGCCAGGAACTGGCTTGTGAGCGCCTGCGCATCGAAGGCGAGGCGCGCACCCCGGGTGTGTGCGCCGGCCGGTTGATCGAGGCCTCGGAGTACCTGCGCGGCGCCGACCCTGCCCAGTATTACGTGATTGAAGTCACGCACGAGGGCGCGCAGACCCTGGAGACGGCACCGGAAACGGATGCCCCCGCCTACTTGGCCCGTTTCGTGGCCCTGCCGCGCTGGCTGGATTCCGGCGCGTCGGACCAGCTTCCCCTGCAGTTCCGCCCTGCCCGCGTGACGCCGGTGCCGGTGGTGACGCACATGGTCAATGGGTTTATCGATATCGACACCCCCAATCAGCCGAAACAATATGCCCAGCCGGATGAAGACGGCCGCTACAAAGTGCGGCTGACGTTTGCCCGGCAGCGCTACGGCGGCAACCAGAACTCTGCCTGGCTGCGCATGGCCACCCCCTACGCGGGCGGCAGCTCGGCCTCCGGCCTGCACAATGCGGGAATGCACTTTCCGCTGCGGGAAGGCACCGAGGTGCTGATCACTTTCCTGAACGGCAATCCCGACCGGCCGGTGATCATCGCCGCCCTGCCCAACGTGGAGGCCCCCAGTGTGGTCACAGCGGCGAACCCGGGTGACCATTTGATCCAGACCCCGTCAGGCAATGTGATCGCTATGCGGGACGCCGCCCGGCAGACCACGCAAGACGAGTCCCAGGACAGCTCCGGGGACTACAGCGTCAACAACAAATCGGCCATCTTGTTGAGCACGACCACAGAGAATACGTCGCTGAACCTGGGCGCCACCAATGATCCCTCTTTGGCGGACGGCTTCAACCTGACCACCGACGACAACGGCAACATCCACGCGGGCACCAGCATGGTGATCGAGGTGCCGGGCCACCTGCGCATGTCGGCGGGCAGTTCGGGCTGGGCGGGCCTGGTCAGCATGCAGTTGCCCAATATGCCTACCGGCGTGACGATCGGCAGCAACGCGGGCCTGGTCGTCCAGAATTTCATGGGCGTGAAGATGGAGACCGTGGAAGCGATAACGCTGGGCAACTTTTTGGGCGGCAAGATCAGCGCCACGGAAGCAATAGATTTCTCGGTCACGATGGGCGGCAGGATAGGCGTGAAATGGGCCGGGGAAAAGGACATCAACCTGGCCACCAAAAAATATCTCGCGCCTCAGTTCAGGAGCACCTACGGGGTCGTGAATGCGATTGTCAACGAATGGAAAGGCGTGGCCGTACAAAAAGAAGAGACGGCCGTGAATTATTCGGTGAGCACTATCGCGAGCCACAAGGTGACTACCAAGGGCTTTTACAAGGTGAGCGCCGTGACCAGCACGTTGGCGATCAGCACCGAGTCGATCTCCATGGCGACGCCAGTCTTCAGCGTGGGCGCTACTGGGGACGCGACGATCACGGGCTCGTCCATCGAAGTCACCGCCGATATGGACCTGAGCCTGACGGGCGGCGCCAATGCGACGATCTCCGCCATCGGCGTACGCATGGTGTCGGAAAGCGATATCTACTGTAACGCCCCGGCCATCACCATTGGCGGCGGCACCGTCCTCGTAGGCTGA
- a CDS encoding pentapeptide repeat-containing protein codes for MTDAAMDTLLEQLRAGRPIPPDALAGADLSGIDLAGMRLRNLDLRGARLNGAKLARTIWQGCRLDEARFDQAVLTEASFTACRGRGLSLRGSKADWVSMRQCVWVDGDFEQADLTRLMATGASFAGCRLQSATLVKALFSECDLSGLDLRGVTWAQCHFPDCRLRGARFEGAALTQCSFPRVDASEADFSGVQAPSASFHAARLNGTRFDGALLDRAILDQARLDHASFAQASLNGSRLYGAASLGVTFADSKLARADLSHFQAAHADFSRADLTGALLHAVQLPDALWRQTVLDDVRRDDPELRAAELWQPPV; via the coding sequence GTGACTGACGCCGCCATGGACACGTTGCTCGAGCAGTTGCGCGCCGGCCGCCCGATTCCCCCGGATGCCCTGGCCGGCGCCGACCTGTCCGGTATCGACCTGGCCGGCATGCGCTTGCGCAACCTGGATTTGCGCGGGGCACGCCTGAATGGGGCAAAGCTGGCGCGCACGATCTGGCAGGGTTGCCGCCTGGACGAGGCGCGCTTCGATCAGGCGGTGTTGACCGAAGCATCGTTCACCGCATGCCGAGGGCGTGGCCTGTCGTTGCGAGGCAGCAAGGCCGACTGGGTGTCGATGCGGCAATGCGTGTGGGTAGACGGCGATTTCGAGCAAGCTGACCTGACACGCCTGATGGCCACGGGCGCCAGCTTTGCCGGCTGTCGCCTGCAATCGGCCACCCTGGTCAAGGCGCTGTTCTCGGAATGCGACCTGTCGGGCCTGGACCTGCGCGGCGTGACCTGGGCGCAGTGCCATTTTCCCGATTGCCGGCTGCGCGGCGCGCGCTTCGAAGGCGCGGCCCTGACGCAATGTTCATTCCCCCGGGTCGACGCCAGCGAGGCCGATTTCAGCGGCGTCCAGGCGCCCAGCGCATCGTTTCATGCCGCGCGGCTCAATGGCACACGATTCGACGGCGCGCTGCTCGATCGCGCCATCCTGGATCAGGCGCGGCTCGATCACGCCAGTTTCGCCCAGGCATCGCTGAACGGCAGCCGGTTATATGGCGCCGCGTCGCTGGGCGTGACGTTCGCGGACAGCAAGCTGGCCCGGGCGGATCTGTCGCATTTCCAGGCGGCTCACGCGGATTTCTCGCGCGCCGACCTGACGGGCGCGCTGCTGCATGCCGTGCAGTTGCCGGATGCCCTGTGGCGTCAGACCGTGCTGGACGACGTGCGCCGCGACGATCCCGAACTGCGAGCCGCCGAATTATGGCAACCCCCCGTATAA
- a CDS encoding DotU family type IV/VI secretion system protein, with the protein MRLSNFWIPIIDSARVATTQADQDAASLSAQLKATLDATAARAQDAGFSPDDVQLALFAVVAWIDELAMSREWPGADSWRLAPLQRHYFGTTRAGVVFFEKLESLPDEAVEVREVYALVLLAGFHGRYTHRPAGELAEYRRALLERVSQERQMDPLSTEQPLFPLSGAGARRPVRRHRGLAPSLASLLLIVLPLCVLLGLYLFLDYRLAHAAAQLIAPLTGRL; encoded by the coding sequence GTGCGCCTGAGCAACTTCTGGATTCCCATCATCGATTCGGCCCGCGTGGCGACGACGCAGGCCGACCAGGATGCGGCCTCGCTGTCGGCGCAGTTGAAGGCGACGCTGGACGCCACCGCCGCACGCGCGCAGGACGCCGGCTTTTCTCCAGACGATGTGCAACTGGCGCTGTTCGCGGTGGTGGCCTGGATCGATGAACTGGCCATGTCGCGCGAATGGCCGGGCGCCGATTCTTGGCGGTTGGCGCCGCTGCAGCGCCACTATTTCGGCACGACCCGCGCGGGCGTGGTGTTCTTCGAAAAGCTGGAGTCCCTGCCGGACGAAGCGGTCGAGGTGCGGGAAGTGTATGCCCTGGTGCTGCTGGCTGGCTTTCACGGGCGCTACACGCATCGGCCAGCGGGTGAGCTTGCCGAATACCGCCGCGCCTTGCTGGAACGTGTGTCCCAGGAACGCCAGATGGACCCGCTGAGCACGGAACAGCCCTTGTTTCCGCTGTCGGGCGCGGGCGCCAGGCGGCCGGTGCGCCGCCATCGTGGCCTGGCGCCATCGCTGGCCAGTCTGCTGCTGATCGTGCTGCCCCTGTGCGTGCTGCTGGGCCTTTATCTGTTCCTGGACTATCGCCTGGCGCATGCCGCCGCGCAGTTGATTGCACCACTGACAGGCCGTCTTTGA
- a CDS encoding DUF3540 domain-containing protein: MSYPLSAPLPEDAAAAPSANQEPRDQASLQHARLVMGDGTRYAALTPQGAIWVTPAAGCLLQPAIGDLALVSLMNGQGYILTVLERAAPDRPAEVALPGDLHLSLPQGRLAVTATHGVALDAGPALDVAAGRLTAALQTADVACQALRLTGDEAFSQWNTRTDIAGSRLDIATRSESHAEHSVRRIAGHEEVCAQSMRHLVDQDWSVHADTADLKACDRAAVTAASVQLG, encoded by the coding sequence ATGTCCTATCCTCTTTCCGCCCCCCTGCCCGAAGACGCCGCCGCCGCGCCCTCTGCCAACCAGGAACCCCGCGACCAGGCCAGCTTGCAGCACGCCCGCCTGGTCATGGGTGACGGCACGCGCTATGCGGCGCTGACCCCCCAGGGAGCCATCTGGGTAACACCCGCCGCCGGATGCCTGCTGCAGCCCGCCATCGGCGACCTGGCGCTGGTCAGTCTGATGAACGGCCAGGGCTACATCTTGACAGTGCTTGAGCGCGCGGCGCCGGACCGCCCTGCCGAGGTGGCGCTGCCGGGCGATCTGCATCTGTCGCTGCCGCAGGGCCGCCTGGCGGTGACGGCCACGCACGGTGTTGCGCTGGACGCGGGCCCGGCGCTGGACGTCGCCGCCGGGCGGCTGACGGCGGCGCTGCAAACCGCCGATGTGGCTTGCCAGGCGCTGCGGCTGACAGGCGATGAAGCGTTCTCGCAGTGGAATACCCGCACCGACATAGCGGGCAGCCGGCTCGATATCGCGACTCGCAGTGAAAGCCATGCCGAGCACAGCGTGCGCCGCATTGCCGGCCACGAAGAAGTCTGCGCGCAATCGATGCGGCACCTGGTCGATCAGGACTGGTCGGTCCACGCTGATACGGCCGATCTGAAGGCATGCGACCGCGCCGCGGTCACCGCCGCGTCGGTACAACTGGGCTGA